The following coding sequences are from one Oceaniferula flava window:
- a CDS encoding MFS transporter: MRTMTSKVSDEVPAIEGEPTRRNWFSFWSLFTLQTQNAFNDKAAQFLLIPLGGVLMATVPGAGGLEYMLGALIVLPFILFAPLSGWVSDRYSKTSVIRAAIMLQFVVLAWIGLAVWQRNLWMAVAGFFMLSVESVILSPAKRGIVKELVGSSRLGFASGVLEMSVVLAVCAGQILSGWWFDIRLEGYEKTSPGEIANGWNAAFFPLMLVAAAALPTIAVSFGIEKIPAMGRRKFEKRIFWEHFAQLKELWVDRRIRLSAAGAAFFWGFAGFLNLAAIQMGKEMTGGGVGFGTDIALLMLAASGGITLGGVLASLICRKQIELGLVPVGGAIMIVGSLALAVTPISSIWIKVWLTLAGAGGAILLVPLNAYLQDVCPPEKRGTIIAGVNLLDCMAGMVAVLLQGVLAKTGAPYFLQFTLLAAIALVATSYAARILPQHLVRMVVLGLFRMFYRVRVLNADRIPKEGGVLLTPNHVSYVDAFILSCASPRKVRFLMFDEYFSHPWIGRFVRLFDTVPISQKRSKEAVRIAAEALEQGDLVCIFPEGQLSRTGCMNEFKRGFEMIARKANRPVLPAVMDGLWGSIFSFERKRFIYKKPYCLRYGVTVNFGEIIAPEVATADQVRNSVAALRAEAFPERAPMENPMSVIGNPVTILAADPEVLGEYQAAVDELRRRSRSEQTQIVANAVQVGDVNAIGRGQTVMMEWTGLASCREVVAIALAQYHDLKLILVGADVTAAAVKQLTDQYGIEAYVGGQALAAACVQAGLERRCYDFSADILLGTQSLPCLAVKQRVIAMSMPHPVAVTTTNQHQEGYRDQTWGRLLPAFAWESHESSIELTGASIDGSLEVSGVRLDQEGFVEQTLLSIEEA; the protein is encoded by the coding sequence ATGCGAACAATGACAAGCAAGGTGAGTGATGAGGTTCCGGCGATTGAAGGTGAGCCGACGAGAAGGAATTGGTTCTCGTTCTGGAGTCTGTTCACGCTACAGACGCAAAATGCATTTAATGATAAGGCCGCGCAGTTCTTACTGATTCCCCTGGGTGGCGTGCTGATGGCCACGGTGCCTGGCGCAGGTGGACTCGAATACATGCTGGGAGCCTTGATTGTGCTGCCGTTCATCTTGTTTGCCCCGCTTTCCGGCTGGGTTTCCGATCGTTACAGCAAAACTTCCGTGATCCGTGCCGCGATTATGCTTCAGTTCGTGGTTCTGGCATGGATCGGCTTAGCCGTCTGGCAGCGAAACTTGTGGATGGCCGTGGCTGGTTTCTTTATGCTCTCGGTAGAGTCGGTGATTCTTAGTCCGGCGAAACGTGGCATCGTGAAAGAACTGGTGGGTAGCAGTCGACTCGGTTTTGCCAGTGGTGTCTTGGAAATGTCGGTCGTTCTGGCTGTCTGTGCCGGCCAGATTTTATCAGGTTGGTGGTTTGATATTCGCTTGGAAGGTTATGAAAAAACATCGCCTGGTGAAATCGCCAACGGCTGGAATGCGGCCTTTTTCCCTCTGATGTTAGTTGCGGCCGCCGCGCTGCCTACGATCGCCGTGTCATTCGGAATCGAGAAAATCCCGGCGATGGGTCGGCGCAAATTTGAAAAGCGGATTTTCTGGGAGCATTTTGCCCAGCTCAAAGAGCTTTGGGTCGATCGAAGAATCCGTCTCAGCGCGGCAGGAGCTGCATTTTTCTGGGGCTTCGCCGGTTTCTTGAACCTTGCGGCCATCCAGATGGGCAAGGAGATGACTGGAGGAGGAGTTGGCTTCGGCACAGACATCGCCTTGCTCATGCTAGCTGCCAGCGGCGGGATTACTCTCGGAGGTGTGTTGGCATCTTTAATCTGCAGGAAGCAAATTGAGCTCGGACTCGTTCCGGTAGGTGGCGCGATCATGATCGTTGGTTCGCTGGCCTTGGCCGTGACGCCAATCAGCTCGATTTGGATTAAGGTGTGGTTGACCCTGGCGGGTGCCGGTGGCGCAATCTTGCTGGTTCCCCTGAATGCCTACCTGCAGGATGTTTGTCCGCCGGAGAAACGAGGCACCATCATCGCCGGAGTGAACTTGCTCGACTGTATGGCCGGAATGGTTGCGGTGCTACTGCAGGGAGTGCTGGCGAAGACAGGTGCCCCTTATTTTTTGCAGTTCACGCTGCTTGCTGCTATCGCCTTGGTCGCTACGAGTTATGCGGCGCGCATTTTACCCCAGCACCTCGTGCGCATGGTGGTGTTAGGTTTATTCCGGATGTTCTATCGTGTGCGGGTGCTGAATGCCGACCGGATACCGAAAGAGGGTGGCGTGCTTCTCACGCCGAATCATGTTAGTTACGTCGATGCCTTCATACTCTCCTGTGCTAGCCCTCGGAAGGTGCGGTTCCTAATGTTTGACGAATACTTCTCGCACCCATGGATCGGGCGGTTTGTGCGGCTGTTCGATACCGTGCCTATTTCCCAAAAACGCTCCAAGGAAGCAGTGCGGATCGCGGCAGAAGCGCTTGAGCAGGGGGACTTGGTGTGTATTTTTCCCGAGGGACAGCTCTCGCGCACCGGTTGCATGAACGAGTTCAAACGTGGCTTTGAAATGATCGCGCGGAAAGCAAACCGTCCTGTCCTGCCTGCTGTCATGGACGGTCTGTGGGGATCTATTTTCTCCTTCGAACGGAAACGGTTCATCTACAAAAAGCCCTACTGCTTGCGCTATGGAGTGACGGTGAATTTCGGCGAAATCATTGCGCCGGAAGTGGCGACCGCAGATCAGGTGCGCAACTCAGTGGCGGCACTACGAGCCGAGGCGTTCCCCGAGCGAGCCCCCATGGAAAACCCCATGTCGGTGATTGGAAATCCGGTGACTATACTCGCGGCAGACCCTGAAGTGTTAGGCGAATACCAGGCTGCGGTCGACGAGCTGAGACGAAGATCTCGATCAGAGCAAACGCAGATTGTGGCCAATGCGGTGCAGGTTGGTGATGTCAACGCTATTGGTCGGGGTCAGACGGTCATGATGGAGTGGACCGGCCTGGCCAGCTGCCGCGAGGTTGTCGCGATTGCTTTAGCTCAGTATCATGACCTCAAACTCATCTTGGTGGGGGCTGATGTCACGGCTGCGGCGGTGAAACAGTTGACCGATCAGTATGGCATCGAAGCTTACGTCGGAGGGCAAGCGCTCGCTGCCGCCTGTGTTCAAGCAGGGCTGGAACGCCGATGTTATGATTTCTCAGCCGACATCTTGTTAGGCACGCAATCTCTGCCGTGTCTGGCGGTGAAACAACGGGTGATTGCCATGTCCATGCCTCACCCTGTGGCGGTGACAACGACTAATCAACATCAGGAAGGCTATCGTGATCAAACCTGGGGTCGACTCCTGCCTGCCTTCGCTTGGGAATCCCATGAATCGAGCATCGAGCTGACGGGTGCTAGTATCGATGGGTCGCTTGAGGTGTCAGGAGTTAGGCTGGATCAGGAAGGTTTTGTGGAGCAGACTTTGCTCTCGATCGAGGAAGCTTGA
- a CDS encoding L,D-transpeptidase, with the protein MKLVTYILPALAISVFLSSCSDPSTPNPNQTKPLRAVHVNPYQPGSYKHFKAQKGYPRNYGVYKNEAVLARTNSSNASIRIDLSDQRGYLMNGTELAMDYPVATGRSDYPTPTGNFRIVERIKSDKRSTTYGKIYDAEGNLVKSNADSRKDKVPEGGKYVGAAMPYWMRLTWDGIGMHKGNVPRHPASHGCIRTYYKVVSTVFDKTRIGTRVSIVR; encoded by the coding sequence ATGAAACTAGTTACCTACATTCTACCAGCCCTTGCTATTTCAGTTTTTCTTTCCAGTTGTTCTGATCCTAGCACACCTAACCCCAATCAAACGAAACCTCTTCGTGCGGTCCATGTGAACCCCTACCAGCCAGGGAGCTACAAGCACTTCAAAGCGCAAAAGGGTTATCCGCGTAATTACGGAGTTTATAAAAACGAAGCCGTCTTGGCCCGCACCAATTCCTCAAATGCGAGCATCCGCATCGATCTCTCCGATCAGCGTGGCTACTTGATGAATGGCACTGAACTGGCGATGGATTACCCAGTCGCCACGGGTCGCTCCGACTACCCAACGCCCACAGGAAACTTCCGCATTGTGGAAAGAATTAAATCGGACAAGCGCTCCACCACCTATGGAAAAATCTATGATGCCGAGGGCAACTTGGTTAAATCCAATGCTGACAGCCGCAAGGACAAGGTTCCTGAAGGAGGAAAGTATGTGGGTGCCGCGATGCCTTATTGGATGCGTCTGACTTGGGATGGCATCGGCATGCACAAGGGCAACGTGCCACGTCACCCCGCATCACACGGTTGCATCCGCACCTACTACAAGGTGGTCTCCACGGTGTTTGACAAAACCCGCATTGGCACCCGCGTCAGCATCGTGCGCTAG
- a CDS encoding L,D-transpeptidase, with protein MKRLLSLGLLGALATLMVSCSSSSNLAQKQHQLFSQRTDYRKNHEVYRNEEVLAKANSSNTSVRIDLSDQRAQLLVTDGVQNLVAMDLPCCTGKAGKRTPAGVFAIKEKIVTKRSTIFGSLYRNGRKVYRGDRRKYRGRYDRYVGSALPYWMRLTNGGVGMHYSAYVHRYPGSNGCIRMPKPAVQTIFSKTKVGTPVHIVH; from the coding sequence ATGAAACGCCTGCTTTCCCTCGGCCTTCTCGGGGCCTTGGCTACCTTGATGGTTAGCTGTTCATCCAGCTCCAATCTAGCCCAGAAACAACACCAGTTATTTTCCCAGCGCACCGACTATCGGAAAAACCACGAGGTCTATCGCAATGAGGAAGTGCTGGCGAAGGCCAACAGCAGCAACACCAGCGTCAGAATCGACCTTTCCGATCAGCGTGCTCAACTTCTGGTCACCGACGGCGTGCAGAACCTGGTCGCCATGGACCTTCCTTGCTGCACCGGTAAAGCCGGAAAGCGCACGCCCGCAGGAGTGTTTGCCATCAAAGAAAAAATCGTCACCAAACGCTCTACGATCTTCGGATCTCTCTACCGCAACGGACGTAAGGTTTACCGTGGCGACCGACGGAAATACCGTGGTCGCTACGATCGCTATGTGGGCTCCGCGCTGCCCTATTGGATGCGCTTGACCAATGGTGGCGTCGGCATGCACTACAGCGCTTACGTGCATCGCTACCCAGGCTCAAACGGCTGCATCCGGATGCCCAAACCTGCAGTGCAAACGATCTTCTCCAAGACCAAAGTCGGCACTCCAGTGCACATCGTTCACTGA